GTGTTCCTGGCCCTGATGAAGATGCAGTAACAATTGCTGTAGAAGCCGCTAGAAACGCTTTTGAAAGAAGACAGGTTCATAATATTGGAGCGCTTTATGTGGGTTCTGAATCACATCCGTATGCAGTAAAACCATCTGCAACAATGGTTTCTGAGGCGCTGGGGCTTACACCGAATTTGACCGCAGCAGATTTTGAGTTTGCTTGCAAAGCAGGTACTGCAGCTATGCAGGCAGTGATGGGGCTTGTGACTTCTGGAATGATAAAAAATGGAGTGGCTATAGGCTCGGATACTTCACAGGGAGCACCGGGTGATGCACTGGAATATTCTGCAGCTGCTGGCGCTACAGCCTATGTAATAGGAACAGAAGATGTTATTGCTGAAATTAATAGTACTTTATCATTGACTACTGATACACCTGATTTCTGGAGAAGAGAAGGGCAACCGTATCCAAGCCACGGAGGCAGGTTCACTGGAGAACCAGCCTATTTTAAGCATGTGGTGGGGGCTGCTAAAAAAATGATGGAGCATATGAAAACTGAGCCTAAAGATTACACTTATGCAGTGTTTCACCAGCCCAACGGCAAATTTCCGAGCCGAGCTGCAAAGATGCTTGGATTTAAGGATGAGCAGGTGTCTGAAGGATTAATTGTACCGTATGTGGGAAATAGCTATTCAGCTTCCATGATGACCGGGCTCTCTGCAATACTCGACATTGCCAAGCCAGGAGATCGAATTCTGGCAGTAGCATTTGGATCTGGTGCAGGCAGTGATGCATTTGATATTAATGTAACAGAGCAGATGAAAAACTTTAAAAGAGAAAATGCAAAAGGCGTGAAAAAATATGTTAAAAATGCAGAATATATCAATTATTCAACATATGCAAAATTCAAACACAAGATAAGGATGGGTGAATAAAAATGAGAGATGTTGCAATAATAGGCGTAGGACAGACGAAATATGGAGAGCGCTGGGACATGTCTTTAAGAAAGCTGGCTGTGGAAGCAGGGTTGAAAGCGATAGAAGATGCGGGCATATATGCCAAAGATATCGAGGCAATATATGGTGGGAACATGAGTTCCAGTGCAGTATCTTTACAGGAGCACGTGGGTGCACTTATAGCTGATTATTCGGGATTATCTGGAATGAATATTCCAGCAATAAGGGTTGAATCTGCATCTGCGAGCGGTGCAGCAGCAATGCATGAAGGTTTTTTAGCAGTAGCTTCCGGCATGTATGATACTGTACTCGTTGGAGGCGTTGAGAAGATGACGGACATTGACGCTGACGAGATGACAGACTCATTGATGGGTGCAGCTGATCGAGAGTGGGAAGGGTTTGTAGGTGCTACATTTCCATCTTTGGCAGCAATGATGGCACGCAGGTACATGCATGATTACAAGCTTAAAAGAGAGCAAATGGCAATTTTTCCAGTTAACTCTCACAGAAACGCGTCTCTGAATCCGTATGCACATCTGAGAAACATCATAAAAATTGATGATGTACTCAATGCCACAATGGTATCTGAACCTCTTACGTTGATGGATTGTGCACCTATTACCGATGGTGCTTCAGCAGTTATATTGACGGCACTGGATAAAGTAAAAAGCGATTCTGTGATAAAGGTATCTGCATCAACTCACGCCTCTGACTATCTTTCTCTTCATAGCAGACCTTCAATCACAACATTTAATGCCACTGTAGAAGCTTCAAAAAAAGCCTATAAAATAGCTAAAAAAGAGCCTAAAGATATTTCATTGGCGGAAGTGCACGATGCGTTTTCAATATTTGGAGTGATGTCTATTGAAGATCTTGGATTTGTTAAAAAGGGGGCTGCAGGAAAGTTTCTTGAAGAAGAGCAGATAGGGTTTGATGGCAAACTGCCTATCAACACATCAGGTGGGCTAAAAGCCAAAGGGCATCCTGTGGGAGCTACTGGTATTGGCCAGATTGTAGAGGCGGTAACACAACTGCTGAAAAAAGCAGATAAAAGGCAGGTAAAAGATCCAAAAGTAGCATTGACAAACAATATTGGAGGTACTGGAGCAAGCTCTTTTGTACATATTTTGGAGGTGGTAAAATGAGTATGCCCAGAGCTTGGAGAGAGTTTGAACATAGATACACACTAGTAGGCACAAGATGTCCGTCATGCAAGAAAGTATATTTTCCACCCAGAGACGTTTGCCCAACCTGCCATCGTGAATCGATAGGAAAGATGGAAAAAGTAAAATTAAAACCTGAGGGTACAGTCTATTCTTTTACTGTAGTGCATCAGGACATTCCAGGGTTCAAAGAGCAAAAACCGTACATAATGGGGATAATAGAAATGGTTGACGGTCCTAAAATCACGGCACAGATTGTGGACATTGACCCTGATAAGGTAAGCATAGGCATGCCGGTTCGCGCGGTATTTCGTANNNNNNNNNNNNNNNNNNNNNNNNNNNNNNNNNNNNNNNNNNNNNNNNNNNNNNNNNNNNNNNNNNNNNNNNNNNNNNNNNNNNNNNNNNNNNNNNNTAGAATCAGAGATGAGGGCAAGGCAGGAATAATAGAGTATGGCTATAAATTTGCACCTCTCTAATATTTTTTTACATTTGTAAAGAGAAAATCATATAAAAAAATAGCTGTTATAGATATACGGTGATTAAAATATGGTAAAAGATCCAGTTTGTGGAATGGAAGTAGATGAAAAGACAGCTATAAAGACAGACTATAACGGAAAAAAATACTATTTTTGTGATGAAAGCTGTAAGACAGAGTTTGAAAAGAACCCTGGTAAATATGTGAAAGAAGTTAAACATGCCCATCATGGCTGTTAAACTTTTTATTTTTTTAATATCGTGAATAGATGGCAAGAGATCCAGTCTGTGGCATGTACGTAGATGAGTCCAAAGCTACAATAACTAGCGTAAAATATGGCAGAACCTATTATTTTTGCAGCAAATCATGCAAAAAACAGTTTGATAAGCCCGAAGTAGAATTTAAAAAACTGAAGATAGAGCTGGCAGTGTCATGGACTATTACTGTACCAGTTTTGTTACTTACTTATTTAACATCATCTTTATATTCCCGGTACATACTATTAATACTTGCAAGTATTGTGCAGTTTTATCCTGGATTTAGGTTCTATAAAGGAACTCTAGACGCCATAAAAAACAGAGCTGGAAACATGGATACACTGATTGCAATAGGCACTTCCGCAGCATGGGCATACAGCACAACGGTAGTGTTTATACCCAGGTTTTTTCCAAGCAGCAGCTTGTATTTTGACACATCTACAATGATAGTCTCTCTGATACTTACAGGCTCTTTCATGGAGCATTTGACCAAGGCGCGAGCTTCTAACGCAGTAAGCAAATTAATTGAATTACAGCCTAAAACTGCGCATTTATTAAAGAATGAGACTGTTCAGGACGTGGCGATTGAACAGGTACATATGGAAGATATATTACTTGTAAAGCCAGGTGAAAGCATACCTACAGACTCTACGATCATAGAAGGAAAAAGCGCAATTGACGAATCTATGATCACGGGGGAGAGCGTACCGGTTGATAAGAAAGAGGGAGATCGTGTAATAGGAGGAACGGTTAATATTACGGGATCTATAAAGATAAGGGTAAATAAAAAGTGGGGTGATAATACCTTATCTGAAATAATCAGCATTGTTGAAAGTGCAAACTCTGAGAAAGTGCCAATACAGAAACTTGCAGACACTATCGCATCTTACTTTGTACCTGCGGTCATATCTGTCGGCATTATATCATTCTTATTTTGGTACTTTATAGGCGGAATCGGATTAACTTTTTCGATATTGGTATTTGTAACAGTGTTGATCATCGCATGTCCCTGCGCTTTGGGCATTGCTACCCCGGCAGCATTGATGGTTTCTTCTGGCAAAGCGGCAGAAAATGGAATATTGATTAAAGGCGGCGAGAATATAGAGATTGCAGATAAGATAGATACCATAGTTTTTGACAAAACAGGCACTTTAACAAAAGGTGAGCTTGAAGTTACGGATATAGTGTCTATTGGTAAATATAGCACGGAAGATTTATTGAAATATGCTGCTATAGGAGAGATTAATTCAGCACATCCGCTGGGCAAAGCTATAATAAAAAAATTTGGCAATAATGTCCCATTTCCAAACAAATTTGAGTACATAGCAGGTAAGGGAGTGGTTGCAGAATTAGAAAAGAAAATAGTGATCGGAAACAGGGATCTTATCTATGATGAAAATATTAAGATGGATTGCGAGAATAAAATAAAAGAACTTGAAACGCAGGGAAAAACGGTGCTTATCATCGCGCTAGATAATTTATGTGAGGGACTGATTGCATTTTCTGATACACTGAAACAGGATAGCATTAAAGCTGTAAATGAGCTTAATAGCATGAACATAGAAACATGGCTGCTGACCGGAGACAACGAAATTACAGCAAGAGCTATAGCACAGAAAGTAAATATAAAAAATATAGTTGCGAACTTAAAACCTGAAGAAAAAATGAAAATAATAGAAGAGTTGCAGAATAAAGGAAAATATGTAGCAATGGTAGGAGATGGAATCAATGATGCACCAGCTCTTGCTAAGGCGGATTTAGGAATCGCTATTGGAAGCGGAACTGATGTGGCAAAAGAAACAGGGGGAATCATATTAATTAAAAGCCGTCTTTATGATGCAGTTTATGCGATCAAGCTTGGAAAGAGAACTATACGTAAAATCAAGCAAAATCTGACATGGGCGATATTCTATAATGCAATATTGATACCCATAGCTGCAGGTCTGTTAATACCTTTATTCAGTGCTAAAATCTATAATTTTCTACCATTTTTAGCAGCGTTCGCGATGGCATTTAGCTCTACAACAGTAGTAACCAACTCCCTGTTGTTGAGACGAGAAAAATTATGAGTCTGTACCAATTGAAATTTACAGAAAATGCTAGAAGAGTTATTGAGAAAGAAAATGTAAAAGAGTTATATATAAATATCAGATATGTGCAGGGGCCGTGTTCTGATAATTTATGCCGGCTTATTCCCAAGATAGAAATAGATACAGTTAAACCTGAAAATATTCAATATTTTATGATCTATGATGGATTGGCAAAAATATATGCTATCCAACCAATCAAAAAAGCCATAGAAAAGTATAGGGACACAATAACCATAAATTATTCTAAACTTAGAAACAGATTTACAGTGTCAGGAATTACATACTCTTATTGAAAAGATGTTTTTAATCCTTTTTTGCTACATAATTTTTAAATATATCCTAAAATGAAGGTTTTTTATGGATTCAGCATTTGAGATCGATAAATATTCTGAGGCAGTTAGAAAAATTGAAATAATTGAAGAGAACAGACTTAAAAAATACTATCTTAGGAACAATGGAATAGAGATAAACATTGGTGGTACGCCTGTATGTTTTATTGAAGATCTAAATATATCAGTTAAATTAGAGTGGTTTAATTATTTTCATGTAGAAACTAAAAATATTGTACATGGATCTATCAAGATGAGACCTGCCCTAAATATGATTATGGATGCCCTGATAAAGAGAAACTTGAATGATACTTTAATAGA
This genomic interval from Thermoplasmata archaeon contains the following:
- a CDS encoding hydroxymethylglutaryl-CoA synthase, which produces MVGILTYGSYIPRYRIKTEEIAKMWGEDAEDIKNGLYIYSKSVPGPDEDAVTIAVEAARNAFERRQVHNIGALYVGSESHPYAVKPSATMVSEALGLTPNLTAADFEFACKAGTAAMQAVMGLVTSGMIKNGVAIGSDTSQGAPGDALEYSAAAGATAYVIGTEDVIAEINSTLSLTTDTPDFWRREGQPYPSHGGRFTGEPAYFKHVVGAAKKMMEHMKTEPKDYTYAVFHQPNGKFPSRAAKMLGFKDEQVSEGLIVPYVGNSYSASMMTGLSAILDIAKPGDRILAVAFGSGAGSDAFDINVTEQMKNFKRENAKGVKKYVKNAEYINYSTYAKFKHKIRMGE
- a CDS encoding thiolase domain-containing protein — encoded protein: MRDVAIIGVGQTKYGERWDMSLRKLAVEAGLKAIEDAGIYAKDIEAIYGGNMSSSAVSLQEHVGALIADYSGLSGMNIPAIRVESASASGAAAMHEGFLAVASGMYDTVLVGGVEKMTDIDADEMTDSLMGAADREWEGFVGATFPSLAAMMARRYMHDYKLKREQMAIFPVNSHRNASLNPYAHLRNIIKIDDVLNATMVSEPLTLMDCAPITDGASAVILTALDKVKSDSVIKVSASTHASDYLSLHSRPSITTFNATVEASKKAYKIAKKEPKDISLAEVHDAFSIFGVMSIEDLGFVKKGAAGKFLEEEQIGFDGKLPINTSGGLKAKGHPVGATGIGQIVEAVTQLLKKADKRQVKDPKVALTNNIGGTGASSFVHILEVVK
- a CDS encoding Zn-ribbon domain-containing OB-fold protein, yielding MSMPRAWREFEHRYTLVGTRCPSCKKVYFPPRDVCPTCHRESIGKMEKVKLKPEGTVYSFTVVHQDIPGFKEQKPYIMGIIEMVDGPKITAQIVDIDPDKVSIGMPVRAVFR
- a CDS encoding YHS domain-containing protein, giving the protein MVKDPVCGMEVDEKTAIKTDYNGKKYYFCDESCKTEFEKNPGKYVKEVKHAHHGC
- a CDS encoding heavy metal translocating P-type ATPase, with translation MARDPVCGMYVDESKATITSVKYGRTYYFCSKSCKKQFDKPEVEFKKLKIELAVSWTITVPVLLLTYLTSSLYSRYILLILASIVQFYPGFRFYKGTLDAIKNRAGNMDTLIAIGTSAAWAYSTTVVFIPRFFPSSSLYFDTSTMIVSLILTGSFMEHLTKARASNAVSKLIELQPKTAHLLKNETVQDVAIEQVHMEDILLVKPGESIPTDSTIIEGKSAIDESMITGESVPVDKKEGDRVIGGTVNITGSIKIRVNKKWGDNTLSEIISIVESANSEKVPIQKLADTIASYFVPAVISVGIISFLFWYFIGGIGLTFSILVFVTVLIIACPCALGIATPAALMVSSGKAAENGILIKGGENIEIADKIDTIVFDKTGTLTKGELEVTDIVSIGKYSTEDLLKYAAIGEINSAHPLGKAIIKKFGNNVPFPNKFEYIAGKGVVAELEKKIVIGNRDLIYDENIKMDCENKIKELETQGKTVLIIALDNLCEGLIAFSDTLKQDSIKAVNELNSMNIETWLLTGDNEITARAIAQKVNIKNIVANLKPEEKMKIIEELQNKGKYVAMVGDGINDAPALAKADLGIAIGSGTDVAKETGGIILIKSRLYDAVYAIKLGKRTIRKIKQNLTWAIFYNAILIPIAAGLLIPLFSAKIYNFLPFLAAFAMAFSSTTVVTNSLLLRREKL